The following coding sequences are from one Paenibacillus sp. JDR-2 window:
- a CDS encoding nitric oxide synthase oxygenase — protein sequence MIATELYKEAEQFIANCYSELGKTEIEALCRLKEIEQSIESKGHYVHTLEELRHGARMAWRNSNRCIGRLFWQSLEVVDARSLQDSDQMAEQIFNHIKYATNEGRVRPTITVFAPQCGDRQIRIWNHQLVRYAGYETESGILGDPASLDFTRVCTALGWKGSGTAFDVLPIVIQVNNDPPSWYELPEGLAKEVPLSHPEIERFEELALQWYAVPFISDMKLEIGGIAYTAAPFNGWYMGTEIGARNLADFNRYNKLPEVARLMGLDMSTNTSLWKDRALVELNVAVIHSFKKHGVSIVDHHTAAEQFMRFAQQEQNNGRPLTGRWSWLIPPMSPSTTPVWHRGFDNSELKPAYSYQKAPYIQKD from the coding sequence ATGATTGCAACAGAATTGTATAAAGAGGCGGAGCAGTTTATCGCCAATTGTTATAGCGAGCTGGGGAAGACGGAAATTGAAGCATTGTGCCGTCTGAAGGAAATAGAGCAGTCGATTGAGAGTAAGGGCCATTATGTACATACGTTAGAGGAGCTTCGGCATGGAGCGAGGATGGCCTGGCGGAACAGCAACCGTTGTATCGGCCGGTTATTCTGGCAATCCCTTGAAGTCGTCGATGCACGTTCTTTACAGGACTCCGACCAAATGGCAGAGCAAATATTTAATCACATTAAATATGCGACAAACGAAGGGCGTGTGCGTCCGACCATTACGGTATTCGCTCCGCAATGCGGGGATCGGCAGATCCGGATTTGGAACCATCAGCTTGTGCGGTACGCAGGTTATGAAACGGAGAGCGGAATTCTGGGGGATCCGGCATCTTTGGATTTTACCAGGGTATGCACAGCTCTGGGCTGGAAAGGGTCGGGAACCGCATTTGACGTGCTGCCGATCGTAATTCAGGTGAATAACGATCCTCCAAGCTGGTACGAGCTTCCGGAAGGACTGGCGAAGGAAGTACCGTTGTCTCATCCCGAAATTGAACGGTTTGAGGAACTGGCGCTGCAATGGTATGCGGTACCTTTTATATCGGATATGAAGCTGGAAATCGGCGGCATTGCGTACACGGCTGCACCGTTCAACGGCTGGTATATGGGGACGGAAATAGGGGCACGCAATCTGGCGGACTTCAACCGATATAATAAGCTTCCCGAGGTTGCCCGGCTGATGGGACTGGATATGTCGACCAATACGTCGTTATGGAAGGACCGTGCGCTTGTTGAGCTGAATGTCGCGGTTATTCACTCGTTCAAAAAACACGGAGTGAGCATTGTGGACCATCATACGGCAGCGGAACAGTTCATGCGATTCGCCCAGCAGGAGCAAAATAACGGACGGCCGCTAACCGGCCGTTGGTCATGGCTCATCCCGCCGATGTCGCCGTCTACGACTCCGGTATGGCATCGCGGATTTGACAATTCGGAGCTGAAGCCGGCTTACAGCTATCAGAAGGCTCCGTATATTCAGAAGGATTAA
- a CDS encoding disulfide oxidoreductase, which yields MTTTTESEIYESWFQRYGLYMAWLVALVATGGSLYFSEIRGFIPCDLCWYQRIFMYPQVILLGIAAYRGDRRIIGYVLPLSIIGMLISIYHNFEIWFPKVGEMMPCRSGIPCNYDYLNWLGFITIPLMALTAFILITVLLVLGRQKSE from the coding sequence TTGACAACGACAACCGAATCCGAAATCTATGAAAGCTGGTTTCAGCGATATGGTTTGTATATGGCTTGGCTTGTCGCTTTAGTCGCTACCGGCGGGTCTTTGTATTTTAGCGAAATCCGCGGATTCATTCCCTGCGATCTGTGCTGGTACCAGCGAATTTTTATGTACCCTCAGGTCATTCTGCTTGGGATCGCGGCTTACCGCGGCGACCGCCGCATCATCGGATATGTATTGCCGCTTAGCATCATCGGAATGCTGATCTCGATTTACCATAACTTCGAAATCTGGTTTCCGAAGGTAGGCGAAATGATGCCTTGCCGCTCGGGTATTCCATGTAATTACGATTATCTGAACTGGCTTGGTTTCATCACAATTCCGCTGATGGCCTTGACTGCTTTTATTTTAATTACCGTTCTTCTGGTGCTTGGCCGTCAGAAAAGCGAGTAA
- a CDS encoding DsbA family protein: MGTQAKAKAKQQRPRQGTYKQPVRKQSNKSLIVLTLAIVAVIVVIILGINHQSKQQADLVNKVYDIDYTGLPVKGNAEAPVKIVEFGDYKCPICQYFAQNVEPQLEKDFIDTGKAALYFANYTFIGPDSTTAALAAEAVQQQGGDEAFWTYYKTIYDNQKDEKTKWATSDYLVQLAKDAKLTLDFDKLKKDIDDKTYQSEVNKDNAKVGPLNVTGTPTLFINGVQYAGNLDYASIKAAIDEAVNKG, encoded by the coding sequence TTGGGCACTCAAGCAAAAGCAAAGGCCAAGCAGCAGCGGCCAAGACAAGGCACATACAAGCAGCCGGTGAGGAAGCAATCCAATAAGTCGCTTATTGTTTTGACGCTGGCGATCGTAGCCGTAATCGTAGTTATCATTTTAGGAATTAATCATCAATCGAAGCAGCAGGCTGATCTTGTAAACAAGGTATACGATATCGATTATACCGGCCTACCGGTTAAGGGTAATGCGGAAGCTCCTGTCAAAATTGTCGAGTTCGGCGATTACAAATGCCCGATTTGTCAGTATTTTGCGCAAAACGTAGAACCGCAGCTGGAGAAGGACTTTATTGATACGGGTAAAGCGGCACTGTATTTCGCGAATTATACCTTTATCGGTCCCGACTCAACGACTGCAGCTTTAGCTGCCGAGGCTGTGCAACAGCAAGGTGGCGACGAAGCGTTCTGGACTTATTACAAAACGATCTATGATAATCAGAAGGACGAGAAGACCAAATGGGCAACCTCGGACTACCTTGTTCAGCTCGCGAAGGATGCGAAGCTTACGCTTGACTTCGACAAGCTGAAGAAGGATATCGACGATAAAACGTATCAAAGCGAAGTGAACAAAGACAACGCAAAAGTAGGCCCGCTTAATGTAACGGGCACGCCAACGCTCTTTATTAACGGCGTCCAATATGCCGGCAACCTTGATTACGCGAGTATCAAAGCGGCAATCGACGAAGCTGTGAATAAGGGGTAG
- a CDS encoding HelD family protein — MVRQGELVRMVDSYVRGKEEESVTDEFLLYRLGENKDNKLRDIVSTIQHEQDRIIRSERSKALFIQGVAGSGKTTVALHRLAFLLYQYADRVKAERMIIFAPNRMFLDYISGVLPELGVGDILQTTFADWSLELLEHEVKLRSASDALAYWFEQHRSAVEMANAPGRIKGSLAFKEAIDSRIEELAQRIVPVIPFEPLPGLVLQPEQMKEWYETDYGDETLMQKRDRLVNRIRRWYESELKLRKVVDKKLRAKAQTKLTAFAKKIPSYTAPQLYSALFQGKQAVSDIPKAIATATAAALKDGVVEAEDLAPLVYIHLRLYGLKIPAYDHIVIDEAQDYSPFQLEALKLCQRTPSMTVLGDLQQGIHAYAGINSWTELIQHFNEEQTGFFELNRSYRSTMEIIEFANRILGAMGGGVKPAVPVFRSGDPVEVVQVDRAAWQKQIAQSIREWQADGQFQTISVIGRTAEQCAELHDYLVREGLEASLVQSKQPEYGGGLSVVPVYLSKGLEFDAVLIADAGADMYTQDDAKLLYVGCTRALHKLKLLHRESLTTLINEV; from the coding sequence ATGGTGCGGCAGGGCGAGCTTGTCCGCATGGTTGACAGTTATGTTCGCGGCAAGGAAGAAGAGTCCGTAACGGATGAATTCCTCTTATACCGCCTGGGCGAGAACAAAGATAACAAATTGCGGGATATCGTCTCGACGATCCAGCATGAACAGGACCGGATTATCCGGTCGGAACGAAGCAAAGCGCTGTTCATTCAAGGGGTAGCCGGCAGTGGCAAGACAACGGTAGCCCTTCACCGTCTCGCGTTCCTTCTCTATCAATACGCTGACCGGGTAAAAGCGGAACGGATGATTATATTCGCACCTAACCGGATGTTTCTGGATTACATTTCCGGCGTTCTTCCGGAGCTTGGAGTCGGCGATATTTTGCAGACGACGTTTGCCGACTGGTCGCTTGAGCTGTTAGAGCATGAGGTGAAGCTGAGAAGCGCGTCGGATGCCTTGGCTTACTGGTTCGAGCAGCATCGTTCGGCGGTAGAGATGGCTAATGCGCCGGGCCGAATCAAAGGCTCTCTTGCCTTCAAAGAAGCAATCGACTCCCGGATTGAAGAGCTGGCGCAGCGGATCGTTCCGGTAATCCCGTTTGAACCGCTGCCAGGTCTTGTGCTGCAGCCGGAGCAAATGAAGGAATGGTATGAGACGGATTACGGCGACGAGACATTGATGCAGAAGCGCGACCGGCTCGTGAACCGTATCCGCCGCTGGTATGAATCGGAGCTTAAGCTTCGCAAGGTTGTGGATAAGAAGCTGCGCGCCAAAGCGCAGACCAAGCTCACCGCCTTTGCGAAAAAGATCCCATCCTACACGGCACCGCAGCTATATTCCGCATTATTTCAAGGCAAGCAAGCCGTTTCCGACATTCCGAAGGCTATCGCAACAGCTACGGCGGCTGCGTTAAAGGATGGCGTGGTTGAAGCGGAGGATCTGGCACCTCTTGTCTATATTCATCTCCGTTTGTACGGACTAAAGATCCCGGCTTACGATCATATCGTAATTGACGAGGCGCAAGATTACTCGCCATTCCAGCTGGAAGCCCTAAAGCTATGCCAACGAACGCCGTCGATGACGGTTCTGGGCGATCTTCAGCAAGGAATTCATGCATACGCAGGAATTAACAGCTGGACGGAGCTGATCCAGCACTTTAACGAGGAACAGACCGGCTTCTTCGAGCTGAACCGCAGCTATCGTTCGACAATGGAAATCATCGAATTCGCTAACCGGATCCTTGGCGCGATGGGCGGCGGCGTAAAGCCGGCCGTACCGGTATTCCGGAGCGGCGATCCGGTAGAGGTCGTGCAGGTGGACCGAGCCGCATGGCAGAAACAGATTGCGCAGTCTATCCGTGAGTGGCAGGCTGACGGCCAATTCCAAACGATTTCGGTTATCGGCCGTACCGCGGAGCAATGCGCGGAGCTGCATGATTATCTGGTTCGCGAAGGGCTTGAAGCGTCGCTTGTCCAGAGTAAGCAGCCGGAGTACGGCGGCGGGCTATCGGTCGTTCCGGTCTATCTGTCAAAGGGGCTGGAGTTTGACGCGGTATTAATTGCGGACGCCGGAGCCGATATGTATACGCAGGATGATGCCAAGCTTTTATATGTAGGCTGCACGCGTGCCCTTCATAAGCTGAAGCTGCTTCATCGCGAATCTTTAACGACATTAATTAATGAAGTATAG
- a CDS encoding DUF1294 domain-containing protein: MELLIIYLLVINITAFAMMGMDKSYARHKKRRIPEKRLFGVSAIGGALGAWIGMQVWRHKTKHTTFRVGIPLLFIFNLVVIYYLAGLIGMNFNFVA; this comes from the coding sequence ATGGAACTGTTGATTATTTATTTGCTTGTCATTAATATAACCGCGTTTGCGATGATGGGAATGGACAAAAGCTATGCTAGACACAAGAAGCGGCGCATTCCGGAAAAAAGGCTGTTTGGAGTAAGCGCAATCGGCGGAGCGTTAGGGGCCTGGATCGGCATGCAGGTATGGCGGCACAAAACGAAGCATACCACTTTCCGGGTTGGAATTCCGTTGTTGTTCATTTTTAATCTTGTCGTCATTTATTATTTGGCGGGATTGATCGGGATGAATTTCAATTTCGTTGCTTAA
- the hrpB gene encoding ATP-dependent helicase HrpB yields MKQLPIDAVLPELLQALRVGTNAVLVAEPGAGKTTRVPLALLQETWLDGRKIVMLEPRRLAARSAAKYMAASLGEQVGETVGYRVRLDSKVSAKTRIEVVTEGVLTRMLQEDQALERVGAVLFDEFHERHLHGDLGLALTLQSQSLLREDLRLLIMSATLDAEPVAELLGGAPIIQSSGRAYPVETIYRSTRVEGRIESQAASTIVEAIRENEGDVLVFLPGVGEIRRTAGHLMQSGLASSVRIAELHGNLPLEAQDAAVAPCKPGERKVVLATSIAESSLTVEGIRIVVDCGLMRVPKFSPRTGMTRLETVSVSQASADQRRGRAGRLAPGVCYRLWTEQEHPYLPQHNKPELLEADLAPLALELSAWGTAEPGELMWLDAPPQAAYRQALELLKLLQALDEDGRITSRGTRMAKLGLHPRLGFMLLKAEELNLLPEACELAGLLSERDLLPHERNVDVALRLEALYGAGGRMEADRGAVQRIKAQAKQWRQMVTNNSIERKGNWNWQGTSYAGLLIALAYPDRIAQRRADGRYLLANGRGAALPELQPLSRSAFLAAAELDDAGSESRIRLAAELDLDMLEQAAGEQFQVEESVEWDSGAQAVRARRRVRLGSIILKETPIQQPSPEQIAIALADGIASAGLGLLSMPKAARQLQARMQLMARHNSGWPDVSEAALLATVHDWLLPHLYGMKNKSDLQRLNMVQILEGLMSWGQRQELDEQVPTHMTVPSGSRIPIDYSDPDAPFIAVRLQELFGLQETPRLAGGRLPLTLHLLSPSQRPVQVTRDLRSFWNEAYFEVKKDLKGRYPKHYWPDDPYAAQPTNRVKPRT; encoded by the coding sequence ATGAAGCAACTGCCAATTGATGCCGTACTGCCGGAGCTGTTGCAAGCCTTGCGGGTCGGAACAAACGCGGTGCTTGTCGCAGAACCTGGAGCAGGCAAGACTACCCGCGTTCCACTGGCGCTTCTGCAAGAGACATGGCTGGACGGGCGGAAAATCGTGATGCTTGAGCCCCGCCGGCTTGCCGCGAGGTCCGCTGCCAAATATATGGCTGCCTCCTTGGGGGAACAAGTCGGAGAGACCGTCGGTTACCGTGTAAGGCTAGATTCTAAAGTAAGCGCCAAAACGAGAATTGAAGTAGTAACTGAGGGGGTCTTGACCCGCATGCTGCAGGAGGATCAGGCGCTTGAACGGGTTGGAGCCGTTCTATTCGATGAATTCCATGAACGCCATCTTCATGGGGATCTTGGGCTGGCCTTAACCCTGCAGTCCCAGTCGCTGCTGCGGGAGGATCTTCGTCTTCTCATCATGTCAGCCACGCTGGATGCGGAGCCTGTCGCGGAGCTGCTTGGCGGAGCGCCGATTATCCAAAGCAGTGGACGTGCCTATCCGGTAGAGACTATTTACCGGAGCACAAGAGTTGAAGGCAGGATTGAATCGCAAGCTGCTTCTACAATAGTAGAGGCTATTCGAGAGAATGAAGGTGATGTCTTAGTCTTTCTTCCCGGCGTTGGAGAGATTAGGCGAACGGCAGGCCATCTTATGCAATCCGGTCTTGCTTCCTCTGTCCGAATCGCTGAGCTTCATGGCAATCTCCCGCTGGAGGCGCAGGATGCGGCTGTTGCTCCCTGCAAACCGGGAGAGCGTAAGGTGGTTTTGGCGACTTCCATCGCGGAATCCAGCTTAACCGTTGAAGGGATTCGTATCGTTGTGGACTGCGGACTAATGAGGGTTCCGAAGTTTTCCCCCCGCACCGGGATGACGCGCCTCGAGACAGTGTCTGTCTCGCAAGCCTCGGCCGATCAACGCAGGGGCCGGGCAGGACGGCTTGCGCCTGGCGTCTGTTACCGGCTGTGGACGGAGCAGGAGCATCCCTATTTACCGCAGCATAACAAACCGGAACTGCTTGAGGCGGATTTGGCCCCGCTTGCTCTGGAGCTGTCTGCATGGGGGACTGCGGAACCTGGCGAATTGATGTGGCTGGATGCTCCACCGCAGGCTGCCTACCGACAGGCGCTTGAGCTTTTGAAGCTGCTTCAAGCTCTCGATGAGGATGGCCGCATAACAAGCCGGGGAACCCGAATGGCCAAGCTTGGCCTTCATCCGAGACTAGGTTTTATGCTGCTTAAGGCAGAGGAGTTGAATCTATTGCCTGAAGCATGCGAGCTGGCCGGTTTGCTTAGCGAGCGTGACTTATTGCCTCACGAGCGGAATGTTGATGTAGCGCTTCGGCTTGAAGCTCTATACGGCGCAGGCGGTAGAATGGAGGCTGACCGCGGTGCCGTGCAGCGGATTAAAGCACAGGCAAAGCAGTGGCGGCAGATGGTGACGAATAATTCCATTGAGCGTAAGGGTAATTGGAATTGGCAAGGGACTTCCTATGCGGGGCTGCTGATTGCTTTGGCTTACCCGGACCGAATCGCGCAAAGACGGGCTGATGGCCGTTATTTGCTGGCGAATGGCCGCGGTGCCGCGCTGCCCGAGCTTCAGCCATTGTCGCGGTCTGCTTTTTTGGCTGCGGCGGAGCTTGACGATGCGGGCAGCGAAAGCCGCATACGCCTGGCAGCCGAGCTTGATCTGGATATGCTGGAGCAGGCAGCCGGCGAACAGTTTCAAGTAGAAGAGAGCGTGGAATGGGATTCCGGAGCGCAGGCGGTGCGCGCGCGAAGACGTGTCCGGCTAGGCTCGATTATATTGAAGGAAACGCCTATACAGCAGCCATCGCCGGAGCAGATTGCAATAGCGCTAGCAGACGGCATCGCAAGCGCTGGTCTTGGACTGCTCTCGATGCCGAAGGCCGCTCGGCAGCTGCAGGCAAGAATGCAGCTGATGGCGCGCCATAACAGCGGATGGCCGGATGTATCCGAAGCGGCGCTGCTTGCTACCGTTCACGATTGGCTGCTGCCGCATCTGTACGGCATGAAGAACAAGTCGGATTTGCAGCGCCTTAACATGGTGCAGATTCTGGAAGGACTGATGTCTTGGGGTCAGCGTCAAGAGCTTGACGAGCAGGTGCCAACGCATATGACGGTGCCTAGCGGCTCGCGGATTCCGATTGATTACAGCGATCCGGACGCGCCTTTTATTGCCGTCAGGCTTCAGGAGCTGTTTGGGTTGCAAGAGACGCCTCGTCTTGCTGGCGGAAGACTGCCATTGACCCTTCATCTGTTATCGCCTTCCCAAAGGCCGGTGCAGGTGACCAGAGACTTAAGAAGCTTCTGGAACGAAGCCTATTTCGAAGTAAAGAAAGACCTGAAGGGACGGTATCCGAAGCATTATTGGCCGGATGATCCGTATGCGGCGCAGCCAACGAACCGGGTGAAGCCGCGTACGTGA
- the corA gene encoding magnesium/cobalt transporter CorA, with protein MIRIKGYTKEKTWVNDIALDDLKKLDLDWYWVDFSEPEASETKLLDTYFHFHPLAIEDCCHLLQRPKLDHYDDTHFFVLHSVNPRSLDVEEVNLFIGPRFIVTYHVKNSEEINEAWVKIHAASKLGNDGFLFAAYMVIDQLVDQYFPAVQELEEQVLDMEIGSGSESTNQMTMDEIFNIRSRLLRLRKTILPMRDLLYRTLNTERIEGLNGYLAFYRDVYDHLLKLSEMTDASREMTADLRDSFMSYNANRMNAIMKTLTVITTIFMPLTFLAGIYGMNFENMPELKWHWGYFGLIGFMVMIGIAMYIWFRRKGWFD; from the coding sequence ATGATTCGGATAAAAGGTTATACGAAAGAAAAAACATGGGTAAACGACATCGCGTTAGATGATTTAAAAAAACTTGATCTTGACTGGTATTGGGTCGATTTCAGCGAGCCGGAAGCCTCGGAGACAAAGCTTCTCGATACATACTTTCATTTCCACCCGCTGGCGATTGAAGACTGCTGTCATCTGCTGCAGCGGCCAAAGCTGGACCACTATGACGATACGCATTTTTTCGTGCTGCATTCGGTTAATCCGCGCAGCCTGGATGTGGAGGAGGTCAATTTATTTATTGGCCCCCGGTTTATCGTGACCTATCACGTAAAAAACTCGGAAGAAATTAACGAGGCGTGGGTCAAAATACACGCTGCCTCCAAGCTGGGGAACGACGGCTTTTTATTTGCGGCTTACATGGTTATCGACCAGTTGGTTGATCAGTATTTCCCTGCCGTTCAAGAGCTGGAGGAGCAGGTGCTTGATATGGAGATCGGCAGCGGCAGCGAGAGCACCAATCAAATGACAATGGACGAAATCTTCAACATTCGCTCCCGGCTGCTTCGACTCCGAAAGACGATATTGCCAATGCGGGATTTGCTCTACCGTACGCTGAATACGGAACGGATTGAAGGGTTAAACGGTTATCTGGCGTTCTATCGGGATGTTTACGACCATCTTCTGAAGCTGTCGGAAATGACCGATGCCTCGCGAGAGATGACCGCGGATTTGCGCGACAGCTTTATGTCCTACAATGCCAACCGGATGAATGCCATCATGAAGACGTTAACCGTCATTACAACGATCTTTATGCCGCTGACGTTTCTGGCCGGGATCTACGGTATGAACTTCGAGAATATGCCGGAACTGAAATGGCACTGGGGATATTTTGGCTTAATCGGATTTATGGTCATGATTGGTATAGCTATGTACATCTGGTTCCGCAGAAAAGGCTGGTTTGATTAG
- the gluQRS gene encoding tRNA glutamyl-Q(34) synthetase GluQRS has protein sequence MSNIRGRFAPTPSGLMHVGNAWAALLAWLQIRSQNGQFVLRMEDIDGPRCRPELALQALADLRWLGLDWDEGPDVGGPHSPYTQSERIPLYEEAMDRLLASDRLYPCFCSRAELLAVASAPHGLSSEGPAYAGTCRHLTPEQQRERREVKTPSLRFKVDENRAIAYEDGIAGTLQFPPGVGGDFVVRRADGIISYQLAVVIDDAAMNMTDVLRGADLMDSTPRQLLLYEALELPAPRFAHVPLLMGEDGKRLAKRHGDTSIAGLKEAGVRPERIIGWLAFLAGQTDRFEPIAATEIIGQFNQSRIPNEPITIRETVMKQLFN, from the coding sequence ATGTCGAATATACGCGGACGCTTCGCTCCTACTCCGTCCGGTTTAATGCATGTAGGCAACGCCTGGGCAGCGCTGCTCGCCTGGCTGCAGATCCGCAGCCAGAACGGGCAATTCGTATTGCGGATGGAAGACATCGACGGTCCGAGATGCCGACCGGAGCTAGCTCTGCAGGCACTTGCCGATCTTCGATGGCTGGGACTTGATTGGGATGAGGGACCCGATGTCGGAGGACCCCATTCTCCTTATACGCAAAGCGAGCGTATCCCCCTCTATGAAGAGGCGATGGACAGGCTGCTTGCAAGCGATAGGCTTTATCCATGCTTCTGCAGCCGAGCGGAGCTGCTTGCGGTTGCCAGCGCCCCTCACGGATTATCCTCCGAGGGTCCTGCATATGCCGGTACATGCCGGCATTTGACTCCGGAACAGCAGCGGGAACGGCGCGAAGTCAAGACCCCCTCCCTGCGGTTTAAAGTGGACGAGAACAGAGCGATTGCTTACGAAGACGGTATTGCAGGAACATTGCAATTCCCGCCGGGGGTTGGCGGCGACTTTGTGGTCCGCCGTGCGGACGGCATTATCAGCTACCAGCTAGCGGTCGTTATCGATGATGCTGCCATGAACATGACAGATGTTCTGCGCGGAGCAGACCTGATGGATTCTACCCCTCGCCAGCTGCTCTTGTACGAAGCGCTAGAGCTTCCTGCTCCCCGATTCGCCCATGTGCCCCTTTTGATGGGAGAGGATGGAAAAAGGCTGGCCAAACGGCATGGCGATACCTCAATTGCCGGTTTAAAGGAAGCTGGCGTTAGGCCCGAGCGTATTATAGGCTGGCTAGCTTTTCTTGCCGGGCAAACGGACAGATTCGAGCCTATTGCAGCGACCGAGATCATTGGGCAATTCAATCAGAGCCGAATACCCAATGAACCGATTACGATCCGCGAGACCGTGATGAAGCAGCTGTTCAATTAA
- a CDS encoding adenosylcobinamide amidohydrolase, which translates to MSQPFRQGQHYSSRLWDGVSITHREERLEICSPGKLRTLSNAIHTGGLAEADVIVNWKVPLHYSGTDPARDTSDQLRQWGYEPEHTIGLLTAAKLTHASVAELEGDRFKLLCMTTAGTRNAARAGLPRETFSAYSAGTINTVLLVDGQMTDSAMTNAIITYAEAKAAALADLQLMDPETNMIATGTTTDAVVIGVSGNPAYQAVHAYAGAATTIGNAIGRLVYETVHEACRTQHES; encoded by the coding sequence ATGAGCCAGCCTTTCAGGCAAGGGCAGCATTATTCTTCCAGGTTGTGGGACGGGGTAAGCATTACCCATCGGGAAGAACGTCTGGAAATTTGTAGTCCCGGAAAGTTAAGGACGTTAAGTAACGCGATTCATACCGGAGGCTTGGCTGAGGCGGATGTTATCGTTAACTGGAAGGTGCCTCTGCATTACAGTGGTACTGATCCAGCTCGCGATACGTCAGATCAATTGAGGCAATGGGGCTATGAGCCGGAGCATACGATCGGCCTGCTGACCGCGGCGAAGCTGACGCATGCATCCGTTGCCGAGCTGGAAGGGGACCGCTTCAAGCTGTTGTGCATGACGACGGCGGGGACCCGGAATGCAGCCAGGGCGGGCTTGCCGAGGGAAACGTTCTCCGCGTATTCCGCCGGTACCATTAATACGGTGCTGCTTGTGGATGGGCAAATGACCGATTCGGCGATGACAAATGCGATAATTACTTACGCTGAAGCGAAAGCTGCGGCCCTTGCCGATCTGCAGCTCATGGATCCGGAGACAAACATGATTGCAACCGGTACAACGACGGATGCCGTCGTGATCGGGGTTAGCGGCAACCCGGCTTACCAAGCCGTACATGCTTATGCTGGAGCGGCCACAACCATTGGCAATGCGATTGGCCGCCTTGTTTACGAGACCGTGCATGAAGCCTGTCGGACACAACATGAGAGCTGA
- the cobD gene encoding threonine-phosphate decarboxylase CobD codes for MLERYGHGGDLRTAEETFGFPARQFIDFSSNMNPFGPPDGVRRALVHYAEQIDRYPDPAVRGLRTKLAQLHRVDEQSILIGNGAAELIDLVVRALRPSVTALAYPCFTEYGDAVMKTGGSITPVMLSADNEFVLNSTMIEDSEAAFYMIGSPNNPTGQLVDPALIMKLVYSGATVVVDEAFMDFVPEEEKYTLLREAAVHERLFVIRSMTKFYAVPGIRLGYMVGTPHKIAELRRLQVPWSVNSLAQQIGEAVLEEKEYAVRTMNWLLEERPWLIGKLEELGFRVIPGKVNYLLVRLPDIPGLTAAGLQYEMGRMGILIRDASHFIGLDESYCRFAVKLRHQNEWLLEALERSLSKFREAAFQ; via the coding sequence ATGCTTGAACGCTACGGACATGGTGGAGATTTACGGACGGCGGAAGAAACCTTCGGCTTCCCGGCCCGGCAGTTTATTGATTTCAGCTCGAATATGAATCCGTTTGGCCCGCCGGATGGAGTAAGACGCGCCTTGGTGCATTATGCGGAGCAGATTGACCGTTATCCGGATCCGGCTGTACGCGGACTTCGGACCAAGCTGGCGCAGCTTCATCGCGTAGACGAGCAATCCATTCTGATCGGCAACGGTGCCGCCGAGTTGATCGATTTGGTCGTGAGGGCGCTTCGCCCGTCCGTTACGGCGTTAGCTTATCCATGCTTTACGGAATACGGTGACGCGGTGATGAAGACCGGCGGTTCAATTACACCGGTGATGTTGTCTGCCGATAATGAATTTGTTTTGAATTCAACGATGATAGAAGATTCGGAAGCAGCCTTTTATATGATTGGATCGCCTAACAATCCAACCGGGCAACTGGTGGATCCTGCACTTATCATGAAGCTGGTATATAGCGGCGCAACGGTTGTAGTGGACGAAGCGTTTATGGATTTTGTGCCGGAGGAAGAGAAATATACGCTTCTAAGGGAGGCAGCGGTGCATGAACGGTTATTCGTCATCCGGTCGATGACTAAATTTTATGCCGTACCGGGTATTCGTCTAGGCTATATGGTAGGAACCCCTCATAAAATCGCGGAATTACGCAGACTTCAAGTGCCGTGGAGCGTAAATTCCTTGGCCCAGCAGATTGGAGAAGCGGTGCTGGAAGAGAAAGAATATGCCGTGCGCACGATGAATTGGCTGCTCGAGGAGCGTCCGTGGCTGATCGGCAAGCTTGAAGAGCTTGGCTTCCGGGTTATTCCGGGTAAGGTGAATTATCTGCTTGTTCGGCTGCCGGATATTCCGGGACTAACGGCTGCGGGTCTGCAGTACGAAATGGGGCGAATGGGAATTCTCATCCGCGATGCTTCGCATTTTATCGGACTTGATGAGTCGTATTGCCGATTTGCGGTTAAGCTCCGCCATCAGAATGAATGGCTGCTGGAAGCGCTGGAGCGCTCTTTGTCCAAGTTCCGGGAAGCAGCATTTCAATGA